A genomic segment from Halorubrum depositum encodes:
- the dapB gene encoding 4-hydroxy-tetrahydrodipicolinate reductase has product MSDGPTDPLSVAVTGAGGRMGREVIEAAVDREGVAVAVAVNRTATEPVAGVAVDDADRLGELLAAESADVLVDFTGPASAVAYAEACADAGVPLVTGTTGFEGGQLDGLRAASDAVPVLKASNFARGVAALRRAVREAAAALPGYDVELTETHHNGKRDAPSGTAKSILDDVESVRDDLDERVHGREGDAPREAGEIGVHARRAGDVTGEHEVLVAGNRETLSLTHRAGDRGVFAEGALDAADWLAGRDPGWYGFDDVLDAGSE; this is encoded by the coding sequence ATGAGCGACGGCCCGACCGACCCCCTGTCCGTCGCCGTCACCGGCGCGGGCGGTCGCATGGGCCGCGAGGTGATCGAGGCCGCGGTCGACCGCGAGGGCGTCGCCGTCGCGGTCGCGGTCAACCGCACCGCGACAGAGCCCGTCGCGGGCGTCGCGGTCGACGACGCCGACCGGCTGGGGGAGCTGCTCGCGGCCGAGTCCGCGGACGTCCTCGTCGACTTCACCGGGCCGGCCTCGGCGGTCGCCTACGCCGAGGCCTGCGCCGACGCGGGCGTCCCGCTGGTCACCGGGACGACCGGCTTCGAGGGCGGGCAGCTCGACGGCCTCCGGGCCGCGAGCGACGCGGTCCCGGTGCTCAAGGCGTCGAACTTCGCACGCGGCGTCGCCGCGCTCCGCCGCGCGGTCCGCGAGGCCGCGGCCGCGCTCCCCGGCTACGACGTGGAGCTGACGGAGACGCACCACAACGGGAAGCGCGACGCCCCCTCGGGCACCGCGAAGTCGATTCTCGACGACGTGGAGTCGGTCCGCGACGACCTCGACGAGCGGGTCCACGGCCGCGAGGGCGACGCGCCCCGCGAGGCCGGCGAGATCGGGGTCCACGCCCGGCGCGCGGGCGACGTCACCGGCGAGCACGAGGTGCTCGTGGCCGGGAACCGCGAGACGCTCTCGCTCACGCACCGCGCGGGCGACCGCGGGGTGTTCGCCGAGGGCGCGCTCGACGCCGCCGACTGGCTCGCCGGCCGCGACCCCGGCTGGTACGGCTTCGACGACGTGCTCGACGCCGGGAGCGAATAA
- the dapF gene encoding diaminopimelate epimerase, whose product MSTHAVPVEKYHGTGNDFLVVDASAESVGDRAAFARAHCDRETGVNGADFGAGVEGDGVTGPDGNADRRGADGVLFLSVEERFDPTRVVMTLVQPDGSTATMCGNGARVVARWAHDRTGDREFMIDTQAGTRRASVNADATAATIEMGEPTFDPRRVPVARDEPLIDEPVAGLTVTAVNTGVPHAVAFVDGGRDDPDGIDAVDLDAVAPPVRHADVFPEGANVNLAAVVDDGSGDGPAVLDQRTFERGVEGETRSCGTGAVAVVAAARRLDLIDGESAVSRPPGGELEITVPDAGHATLTGPVAHEFTGTLPADPR is encoded by the coding sequence ATGAGCACCCACGCCGTCCCGGTCGAGAAGTACCACGGCACGGGCAACGACTTCCTCGTCGTGGACGCGAGCGCGGAGAGCGTCGGCGACCGCGCGGCGTTCGCGCGCGCCCACTGCGACCGAGAGACGGGCGTAAACGGGGCGGACTTCGGCGCCGGCGTCGAGGGCGACGGCGTCACCGGCCCCGACGGGAACGCCGACCGCCGCGGCGCCGACGGCGTCCTCTTTTTAAGCGTCGAGGAGCGGTTCGACCCGACGCGCGTCGTGATGACGCTGGTCCAGCCCGACGGCTCGACGGCGACGATGTGCGGCAACGGCGCGCGCGTCGTCGCCCGGTGGGCCCACGACCGGACCGGCGACCGCGAGTTCATGATCGACACGCAGGCCGGCACCCGCCGCGCCTCGGTGAACGCCGACGCGACCGCCGCGACCATCGAGATGGGCGAGCCGACGTTCGACCCGCGGCGGGTGCCGGTCGCCCGCGACGAGCCCCTGATCGACGAGCCGGTCGCGGGGCTGACCGTCACGGCGGTCAACACCGGCGTCCCGCACGCGGTCGCGTTCGTCGACGGCGGGCGCGACGACCCCGACGGCATCGACGCGGTCGACCTCGACGCCGTCGCCCCGCCGGTCCGTCACGCCGACGTCTTCCCCGAGGGCGCGAACGTGAACCTCGCGGCGGTCGTCGACGACGGGAGCGGCGACGGGCCGGCGGTCCTCGACCAGCGCACCTTCGAGCGCGGCGTCGAGGGCGAGACCCGCTCCTGCGGGACCGGCGCGGTGGCGGTCGTCGCCGCCGCGCGCCGGCTCGACCTGATCGACGGTGAGTCCGCCGTGAGCCGCCCGCCGGGCGGTGAACTGGAGATCACGGTGCCCGACGCGGGCCACGCGACGCTGACCGGGCCCGTCGCTCACGAGTTCACCGGCACGCTGCCGGCCGACCCCCGATGA
- a CDS encoding coiled-coil protein: MVTKDEVIDQYDIEPMDEADNVDLSEDDLENGSKGQLIKRAGQLRDRRNELNQMASERASKRDDLNAKTREKVDEAQEHREKRDELNEQVQEHKDKRNELNAEANELFDEVEDLKQDMELGSGKSIEELKEEIEDLEFRQQTEVLDAEDERELIEKIDEKREKLAEKKDKVDDTSELDELVEEAEEVRSEASQHHQKVTELADKAQEHHNQMIEAYREADDIRDEADEMHELFVEAQEAADRHHEDFVRVQKRLRELDKEEERERKDERAEKREEEKEEAEEIYQKFKEGETLDTEDLMKLQKTGLL; the protein is encoded by the coding sequence ATGGTAACGAAAGACGAAGTCATCGATCAGTACGACATCGAACCGATGGACGAGGCGGACAACGTGGACCTTTCCGAGGACGACCTCGAGAACGGGTCGAAGGGACAGCTCATCAAGCGCGCCGGTCAGCTGCGAGACCGACGCAACGAGCTGAACCAGATGGCCTCCGAGCGCGCCTCCAAGCGCGACGATCTCAACGCGAAGACGCGCGAGAAGGTCGACGAGGCCCAGGAACACCGCGAGAAGCGCGACGAGCTCAACGAGCAGGTCCAGGAGCACAAGGACAAGCGCAACGAGCTCAACGCCGAGGCCAACGAGCTGTTCGACGAGGTCGAGGACCTCAAACAGGACATGGAGCTCGGCTCCGGCAAGTCCATCGAGGAGCTCAAAGAGGAGATCGAAGACCTCGAGTTCCGGCAGCAGACCGAAGTCCTCGACGCCGAGGACGAGCGCGAGCTCATCGAGAAGATCGACGAGAAGCGCGAGAAGCTCGCCGAGAAGAAGGACAAGGTCGACGACACCAGCGAGCTCGACGAGCTGGTCGAGGAGGCCGAGGAGGTCCGGTCCGAGGCGTCCCAGCACCACCAGAAGGTGACGGAGCTCGCGGACAAGGCCCAGGAGCACCACAACCAGATGATCGAGGCCTACCGCGAGGCCGACGACATCCGCGACGAGGCCGACGAGATGCACGAGCTGTTCGTGGAGGCCCAGGAGGCCGCCGACCGACACCACGAGGACTTCGTGCGCGTCCAGAAGCGCCTGCGCGAGCTCGACAAGGAAGAGGAGCGCGAGCGCAAGGACGAGCGCGCGGAGAAGCGCGAGGAGGAGAAGGAGGAGGCCGAGGAGATCTACCAGAAGTTCAAGGAGGGCGAGACGCTCGACACCGAAGACCTGATGAAGCTCCAGAAGACCGGCCTGCTGTAA
- the dapA gene encoding 4-hydroxy-tetrahydrodipicolinate synthase codes for MTDATTTTPYGAQTETDREQTDEPFEGVYPAMTTPFTEDDEVDHEQLADNARYLERAGVDGVVPVGSTGESATMSHDEHVDVIETVRDALDDIPVIAGTGSNNTAEALSLSRRAADAGADGLLLISPYYNKPEAQGFLNHYRTIADEVDLPQIVYNVPSRTGQSIPVDVTAELAEHPNIQGYKAASGDLNLISEVIERTRGEAFSVLSGDDGLTLPVISIGGTGTISVVGNVEPERSCAMVGAALSGDYDRARALHHELSPLVRELFAETNPIPVKEAMHIRGQGGPLVRSPLSRLSAERREVLRELLAEYDESAPGTVDPEAVEPAAAGDAE; via the coding sequence ATGACAGACGCGACCACCACGACGCCCTACGGAGCACAGACCGAGACGGACCGAGAACAGACCGACGAGCCCTTCGAGGGGGTGTACCCGGCGATGACGACCCCGTTCACCGAGGACGACGAGGTCGACCACGAGCAGCTCGCCGACAACGCTCGCTACCTCGAACGCGCGGGCGTCGACGGGGTCGTCCCCGTCGGCTCCACCGGCGAGTCGGCGACGATGAGCCACGACGAGCACGTCGACGTGATCGAGACGGTCCGTGACGCCCTCGACGACATCCCCGTGATCGCCGGCACCGGATCGAACAACACCGCCGAGGCGCTCTCGCTCTCCCGGCGCGCCGCCGACGCGGGCGCGGACGGCCTCCTCCTCATCTCCCCGTACTACAACAAGCCGGAGGCGCAGGGCTTCCTGAACCACTACCGCACCATCGCCGACGAGGTCGACCTCCCGCAGATCGTCTACAACGTCCCGAGCCGGACCGGCCAGTCGATCCCCGTCGACGTCACGGCCGAGCTCGCGGAACACCCGAACATCCAGGGGTACAAGGCGGCCTCGGGCGACCTGAACCTGATCAGCGAGGTTATCGAGCGCACCCGCGGCGAGGCGTTCTCCGTGCTCTCCGGCGACGACGGGCTCACCTTACCAGTCATCTCCATCGGCGGGACCGGCACGATCAGCGTCGTCGGCAACGTCGAGCCGGAGCGCTCCTGCGCGATGGTCGGCGCCGCGCTCTCAGGGGATTACGACCGCGCCCGCGCGCTCCACCACGAGCTCTCGCCGCTCGTCCGCGAGCTGTTCGCCGAGACGAACCCGATCCCGGTGAAGGAGGCGATGCACATCCGCGGCCAGGGCGGGCCGCTGGTCCGCTCGCCGCTCTCGCGGCTCTCCGCCGAGCGCCGCGAAGTCCTCCGCGAGCTGCTGGCCGAGTACGACGAGAGCGCGCCCGGCACCGTCGACCCCGAGGCCGTCGAGCCCGCGGCGGCGGGGGACGCGGAATGA
- a CDS encoding 2,3,4,5-tetrahydropyridine-2,6-dicarboxylate N-succinyltransferase, with product MTLESDVSDLWDRYQEGLTVADATSEDAEVLESFLSALEAGEVRAAEKTGDDVTTWEANEWVKRGILLNFGLRETEPREHGGVTYYDVLPLRDTADLGERGTRNTPDGTVIRRGAYLGSDCIMMSPSFVNMGAHVGDGTLVDSCDTVGSCAQLGENVKLGANTLIGGVLEPVEDAPVVVEDGVSLGAGCRVTSGFRVGENSIVGENTLLTPRIPVYDLVEEEVLYGHLPADRRAFTRMVESSVGDHELFEGGAYKPAVVATHVEEDTLEATRREDALRE from the coding sequence ATGACGCTCGAATCCGACGTATCCGACCTGTGGGACCGCTATCAGGAGGGACTGACCGTCGCCGACGCGACGAGCGAGGACGCCGAGGTCCTCGAGTCGTTCCTCTCGGCGCTGGAGGCTGGCGAGGTCCGCGCCGCCGAGAAGACCGGCGACGACGTGACCACCTGGGAGGCCAACGAGTGGGTCAAGCGAGGCATCCTGCTGAACTTCGGCCTGCGCGAGACGGAGCCCCGCGAGCACGGCGGCGTCACCTACTACGACGTGCTCCCGTTGCGCGACACCGCCGACCTCGGCGAGCGCGGCACCCGCAACACCCCCGACGGCACCGTCATCCGCCGCGGCGCGTACCTCGGGAGCGACTGCATCATGATGAGCCCCTCGTTCGTCAACATGGGCGCGCACGTCGGCGACGGCACCCTCGTCGACTCCTGCGACACGGTCGGCTCCTGCGCGCAGCTCGGCGAGAACGTGAAGCTCGGCGCCAACACGCTGATCGGCGGCGTCCTCGAACCCGTCGAGGACGCGCCGGTCGTGGTCGAGGACGGCGTCTCGCTCGGCGCCGGCTGTCGGGTCACCTCGGGCTTCCGCGTCGGCGAGAACTCGATCGTCGGTGAGAACACCCTCCTCACGCCGCGGATCCCGGTCTACGACCTCGTCGAGGAGGAGGTCCTCTACGGCCACCTCCCGGCCGACCGCCGGGCGTTCACCCGGATGGTCGAGTCGTCCGTCGGCGACCACGAGCTGTTCGAGGGCGGCGCGTACAAGCCCGCGGTCGTCGCGACCCACGTCGAGGAGGACACGCTGGAGGCGACGCGGCGCGAGGACGCCCTCCGCGAATGA
- a CDS encoding PUA domain-containing protein, which translates to MTDADALADLRTGADYQFGAAAGRALFPPDEPLTVRRSSGGRPRQVIVGDVDDTPGSSEGDRLVSYGTDGRFTLGVAGGRRLREALAPPRHRMVVGEESEPFVREGRNAFAKFVTAADDGIRPGDEVLVVDEADALFAVGRAELSGAEAEAFASGVAVKVRNGVGGDGAGDVE; encoded by the coding sequence ATGACCGACGCCGACGCGCTCGCGGACTTACGGACCGGCGCCGACTACCAGTTCGGCGCCGCCGCCGGCCGCGCCCTCTTCCCCCCGGACGAGCCCCTGACGGTCCGCCGGTCGAGCGGCGGCCGCCCGCGACAGGTGATCGTCGGCGACGTCGACGACACGCCCGGGAGCTCCGAGGGCGACCGCCTCGTCTCGTACGGCACCGACGGGCGCTTCACGCTCGGGGTCGCCGGCGGCCGGCGGCTGCGCGAGGCGCTCGCCCCGCCGCGACACCGGATGGTCGTCGGCGAGGAGAGCGAGCCGTTCGTCCGCGAGGGGCGCAACGCCTTCGCGAAGTTCGTGACCGCGGCCGACGACGGGATCCGCCCCGGCGACGAGGTGCTCGTCGTCGACGAGGCGGACGCGCTGTTCGCGGTCGGCCGCGCGGAGCTCTCCGGCGCGGAGGCCGAGGCGTTCGCGAGCGGCGTCGCGGTGAAGGTGCGGAACGGGGTCGGCGGCGACGGCGCCGGCGACGTGGAATAG
- a CDS encoding HD domain-containing protein: MTDPAESPSNPDIDPDTDADRHEYDPDAEHAFPDDRLNEMLDRIASDAEITAYLAAQNVNPVDRKGYNDHGAKHIEIVRDRALRLYDLLKAGGVEFNGARQQGLDEADEAVVIALAATLHDIGHVVHRHDHPYYSIPLAADLLDDLLPSFYDVTEQVRVKAEVLHAILCHHTEEQPLTLEAGVVRIADGLDMERGRSRVPYEEGGRGINTVSSQAIERVSLRQGEETPVQIVIRMNNAAGVYQVDSLLKAKMEGSLLEDRIQTIAINTHSNGDGTESIVDRIEL, from the coding sequence ATGACCGACCCGGCCGAGTCTCCGAGCAACCCGGACATCGATCCCGACACCGACGCCGACCGCCACGAGTACGACCCCGACGCCGAGCACGCCTTCCCCGACGACCGGCTCAACGAGATGCTCGACCGGATCGCCTCGGACGCGGAGATCACCGCGTACCTGGCGGCGCAGAACGTCAACCCCGTCGACCGGAAGGGGTACAACGACCACGGCGCGAAGCATATCGAGATCGTGCGGGACCGCGCGCTCCGGCTGTACGACCTGCTGAAGGCCGGCGGCGTCGAGTTCAACGGCGCCCGCCAGCAGGGGCTCGACGAGGCCGACGAGGCGGTCGTCATCGCGCTCGCGGCGACGCTCCACGACATCGGCCACGTCGTCCACCGCCACGACCACCCGTACTACTCGATCCCGCTCGCGGCCGACCTGCTCGACGACCTCCTTCCCTCCTTCTACGACGTGACCGAGCAGGTGCGCGTGAAGGCGGAGGTGCTCCACGCGATCCTCTGTCACCACACCGAGGAGCAGCCGCTGACGCTGGAGGCCGGCGTCGTCCGGATCGCCGACGGGCTCGACATGGAGCGCGGGCGCTCGCGGGTCCCCTACGAGGAGGGCGGCCGCGGGATCAACACCGTCTCCTCGCAGGCGATCGAGCGCGTCTCGCTACGCCAGGGCGAGGAGACGCCCGTGCAGATCGTGATCCGGATGAACAACGCCGCGGGCGTCTACCAGGTGGACTCCCTGCTGAAGGCGAAGATGGAGGGGTCCCTGCTGGAAGACCGGATCCAGACGATCGCGATCAACACCCACAGCAACGGCGACGGGACGGAGTCGATCGTCGACCGGATCGAGCTGTGA
- a CDS encoding 2,5-diamino-6-(ribosylamino)-4(3H)-pyrimidinone 5'-phosphate reductase — protein sequence MHVVVNAAQSVDGKLATRCREQLRISGPEDFDRVDRVRAAADAVLVGVGTVLADDPHLTLDEEDRRVQRLRNGRPGHPARVVVDSEGRTPTDARILDDAATTYLLVSPATAEERREALTAAGAEVVAVDEETDGGHVDLAAGFAALADRGVDRLMVEGGGEVIYSCFAAGLVDELHVYVGSLVVGGRDAPTLADGEGFTEAFPRLDLVDAERLDDGIVLSYEVRGDAE from the coding sequence ATGCACGTCGTCGTCAACGCCGCCCAGAGCGTCGACGGGAAGCTCGCGACGCGGTGCCGGGAGCAGCTCCGCATCTCGGGGCCGGAAGACTTCGACCGGGTCGACCGGGTCAGGGCCGCCGCCGACGCGGTGCTCGTCGGCGTCGGGACGGTGCTCGCCGACGACCCGCACCTCACGCTCGACGAGGAGGACCGCCGGGTCCAGCGCCTGCGGAACGGGCGCCCCGGCCACCCGGCCCGCGTCGTCGTCGACTCGGAGGGACGCACGCCGACCGACGCCCGGATCCTCGACGACGCGGCGACGACGTACCTGCTCGTCTCGCCGGCGACGGCCGAGGAGCGCCGCGAGGCGCTGACCGCGGCCGGCGCGGAGGTCGTCGCGGTCGATGAGGAGACCGACGGGGGGCACGTCGACCTCGCGGCCGGGTTCGCGGCGCTGGCCGACCGCGGCGTCGACCGCCTGATGGTCGAGGGGGGCGGCGAGGTGATCTACTCCTGTTTCGCGGCGGGGCTCGTCGACGAGCTCCACGTGTACGTCGGGTCATTGGTGGTCGGCGGCCGCGACGCGCCGACGCTCGCCGACGGCGAGGGGTTCACCGAGGCGTTCCCGCGGCTGGACCTGGTCGACGCGGAGCGGCTCGACGACGGGATCGTGCTCTCGTACGAGGTCCGGGGCGACGCCGAGTGA
- the lysA gene encoding diaminopimelate decarboxylase: MSDRDAGAAADSGGDDPADGDPPVRRVSDWDADRLAALAAEHGTPLYVQDLDRVRENCERLRDAFPDADVRYAVKAHTGRAVLEAVREAGLDAECASAGEVDRALAAGFGGDRLHYTAVNPPARDLDYVVGVAEAEPDLTVTVGAVDTLDRLAERGYDGRVCVRVNPGVGAGHHAKVRTGGAAKFGIPYDRAADAARAAAERFDVVGIHAHAGSGIDPDQLDSHREMVARMGELARDLTDPTGDAAPLDLEYVDVGGGFGVPYEEADPPLDLSAVAEATREAVAPLPAGVDLAIEPGRYVVADAGLLLTRVNTVKPTPDERVVGVDAGMTDLLRPAMYDAYHPIRNLGGGRGADGSDAPAPEEREATAVTVAGPICETGDTLCRDRALADPVRGDLLAVGIAGAYGYEMASQYNSRPRPAEVALDDGTATIARRRESLADVTAAERAADRPETATEPGTPTEPETGGER; the protein is encoded by the coding sequence ATGAGCGACCGCGACGCGGGGGCGGCGGCCGACTCCGGCGGCGACGATCCCGCCGACGGCGACCCCCCGGTCCGGCGCGTGAGCGACTGGGACGCGGACCGCCTCGCCGCCCTCGCGGCCGAGCACGGCACGCCCCTCTACGTGCAGGACCTCGACCGCGTGCGCGAGAACTGCGAGCGCCTGCGCGACGCCTTCCCGGACGCCGACGTCCGGTACGCCGTGAAGGCCCACACCGGACGGGCGGTCCTCGAAGCGGTCCGCGAGGCCGGGCTCGACGCCGAGTGCGCCTCGGCGGGCGAGGTCGACCGCGCGCTGGCGGCCGGCTTCGGCGGCGACCGCCTCCACTACACCGCGGTCAACCCGCCCGCCCGCGACCTCGACTACGTCGTCGGCGTCGCCGAGGCGGAGCCCGACCTCACTGTCACCGTCGGCGCGGTCGACACCCTCGACCGCCTCGCCGAGCGCGGCTACGACGGGCGCGTCTGCGTCCGGGTGAATCCCGGCGTCGGCGCCGGCCACCACGCGAAGGTCCGGACCGGCGGCGCGGCGAAGTTCGGGATCCCGTACGACCGCGCGGCCGACGCGGCCCGCGCGGCCGCCGAGCGCTTCGACGTGGTCGGGATCCACGCCCACGCCGGATCCGGCATCGACCCCGACCAGCTGGACAGCCACCGCGAGATGGTCGCGCGGATGGGCGAGCTGGCGCGCGACCTGACCGATCCGACCGGCGACGCCGCCCCCCTCGACCTCGAGTACGTCGACGTCGGCGGCGGGTTCGGCGTCCCCTACGAGGAGGCGGATCCCCCGCTCGACCTCTCGGCGGTCGCCGAGGCGACCCGCGAGGCCGTCGCGCCGCTGCCCGCGGGCGTCGACCTCGCGATCGAGCCCGGCCGGTACGTCGTCGCCGACGCGGGCCTCCTCCTGACGCGCGTGAACACGGTGAAGCCGACGCCCGACGAGCGCGTCGTCGGCGTCGACGCCGGGATGACGGACCTGCTTCGCCCGGCGATGTACGACGCGTACCACCCGATCAGGAACCTCGGCGGGGGACGGGGAGCCGACGGGAGCGACGCGCCGGCCCCCGAGGAGCGGGAGGCAACCGCTGTCACGGTCGCCGGACCTATCTGTGAGACCGGCGATACCCTCTGTAGGGACCGAGCGCTCGCCGACCCGGTCCGCGGGGACCTCCTCGCGGTCGGGATCGCGGGCGCGTACGGATACGAGATGGCGAGCCAATACAACTCACGACCGCGGCCGGCGGAGGTCGCGCTCGACGACGGAACCGCGACGATCGCCCGACGCCGGGAGAGCCTCGCCGACGTGACGGCCGCCGAGCGAGCGGCCGACCGGCCGGAGACGGCGACGGAGCCCGGAACGCCCACCGAACCGGAGACGGGGGGAGAGCGATGA